The Cyclobacteriaceae bacterium DNA segment AGGTTAACGGGTTTTGTCCAACTTGTCCATGAATCGCCAATCCGCTTGCTCATAAAAATATCCAAACCGCCATAACCCGGATGTCCCTCAGATGCAAAATATAAGGTTCTTCCATCTGCAGCCAAAAAAGGCGAGGCTTCATTGCCGCTGGTGTTAATGGTTGGGCCCAGGTTTATTGGGTCACTCCATTGCCCGTTACCTTGCTTTACCGAAACAAAAAGATCTTTCTCATCCCGGCCTTCATTATAAAAAAGACTTTTTTTGTTTTTCGCTGCAAACAACATGGTCTTTCCATCGGCAGCAAGTGAGGCTTCAAAGTAGGTGTGTTCATTTTCATACCGAATACCCAACATTCCCGCACTTCGCCACCCGGCAGCGGTTCGTTCAAAAATTTCAAAATCGTTGTTGGTAGCTAACAGCATACTGTTATTGTCCTGACCAATGGACGCTATGTTGTTTACACTGGTTGTATTAACTGGCGAATTCATGTTTTTGCTTTTCGACCAGGTAATACCATCCGTAGTTGTACTATACCACACATCGGAAGCATCTTCTACACCACCCAGGTTTTCTGGTGCATGCTTGCGGGCAAAGAAAATCGATTTTCCATCCACCGAAATTTTTGGTGTTACTTCATCATAGGCAGAATTAACACCATCACCCAGGTTTATTTTTTTAATGCCTTTTGCAAAATCAGCCGGAAGATTAACATGCACATCGCTTCGCAATGAAAAATCATCGATCAATAAACGCATGTTGGTGTAGGCAACAAATCCTATTGCATGACTATACCAGGGAAGCTTTGGTATTGAAAACTCTTCTTTACCATTTACGAAAAATTTCATGATACCTTTGCGCTGCTCCACCCTAAGTTTGTTGGGCAACCCCAATGATTTTATACCATCAACTTGTTTCCACTCCTTTGCATCCTTACGACTTTCATCGGATGAATACACTTTAGCATAACCATTCGTTGATACCACAAAATTATTGATCTTCTTCGTGGTGGCGTCATAGCCCCAGATAAACCCAAAACCATTATCGGTGCTACCTTCCGTTTGTGTGAATGTGGCTTCAAATGAAAAATCTTTCGATTCATCCAGAAAAGGAAAGATGTAAGTCATCCACCCACCTTCAGGTGCCACGATTTCATAGTACCCATTCTTTACCCGAATGCTGTGTTTATCATCAGCTTCTTCGTACCAACCCAGGTGATTGTCCTTAAAATCTTCATGCACCAGCTCGGTCAATTGACCCGAAGCCCATGAAGAAGTGAACATGAATCCGATAAAAAGAAAATACTTCATAGTGTACTTTATAAAGACCCGGTGCGGCCGCCATCCACCGGAACATTGATGCCATTGATGTATGCTGCTGCGGGCGTGGCCAAGAATGCGACTGCAGCTGCCACCTCATGCGCATCGCCAACACGTCCCGCAGGGATTTCTTTCACCATTTCGTTCATTACCTCATCAAAAGATTTACCGGTTTTTTCTGCCTTAGTCTGAACAATGGCCTCAAGGCGTCCTGTTAGGGTTGCTCCTGGCAAAACATTATTTACAGTAATACCAAATGGTGCCAATTCTACCGAAAGTGTTTTTGCCCAGTTGGCTACCGCCCCGCGAATGGTATTGCTTACCCCCAATCCCTTCAAGGGAATTTTTACCGAAGTTGAAATGATGTTGATAATACGGCCGTACTTTTCTTCTTTCATGCCTGGCACCACAGCCTGCACCAGCAGCTGGTTGCAAATGAGGTGGGCGGTAAAGGCTTTGATAAATTCTTCTTCCTTCGCATCGATCGCCAAGCCACCGGGAGGCCCTCCCGTATTGTTCACCAGAATATGAACCTTATTCGACTGAACATGCCTGGTGATAACCTGCTTAACATTCTCAGCATCTGAAAAATCTGCTACCAAGTAACCGTGCTTTTGTGATCCCGAAACCGGTAACTCTGTCATGGTTTGCTTCAACTTCGCTTCATTCCTGGCCATCAGTGTAACCGAAGCGCCAAGCGCAGCCAATTCCATGGCCGAAGCCTTTCCAATACCTTGTGTACTGCCACAAACTACTGCATACTTTCCGGTTAAATCGAGATTCATACGGGCTGAGAAAAGAAGTTTAAAACTACCTTGAATTGTTCTTAAATTAGCAATTCTTGATTTGATCACCGACTAATTTTTAAAAATATGCCTATTCGCAGACCGTTTAACCTGAACCAATGGATTACCGAAAATCGTGACTTGTTAAAGCCCCCCGTAGGCAATAAAAACTTGTATGCCGATGCGGGCGACTATATCGTAATGATTGTAGGCGGGCCAAATGCCCGTAAAGACTATCACTTCAACGAAACGGAAGAACTGTTTTACCAGCTTGAGGGCGATATCAATGTGCGCATTCAGGAAGACGGTAAACCGGTGGATATTCCCATTAAACAAGGTGAAATGTTTCTACTTCCGGCACGTGTACCCCATCGCCCTGAACGACCGGCCAATTCGGTTGGACTGGTGATTGAATGTAAGCGTCCGGAAGAAAATATATTGGACGGCCTGCAGTGGTACTGCGAGAAATGTAACAACAAATTGCACGAATACCGTTTTCATCTCGACAATATTGAGAAAGATTTTCTTCCTCGCTTTCGCGAATTTTATGGATCGGAAGAATTACGGACGTGCAAAAAATGTGGCGCGGTGATGGAAGCTGATCCACGATTTGTGTGAGGGGAAATTTATTATCTTGTACTGCTAAACGTGTGAAGATTTATGGAAGCGCTGAAAGTAAGAATAAAGTCATCCAGTAAGAAAAAATACAAAATCAAAGGGAAGGAAATTGATTTCGAGTTACTGGAGGCTAAAGTAAGGACTGTTTTATTTCAAGAACAATTTGATCGCACAGCTCAGGCAGCTAAAAGCTCAGGTCTTTCCAAAATATCTAAAAAAGAAATTGATACAATCATTAATGAGGTAAGAAAGGGTGCATAGACTTGTTGTTGATACAAATGTAATTATCTCCTCATTTTTAAGTGCAGGCCATCCCCGCAATATCATCAGAGAATTAATTATTCCGACTAAGGCTATACTTCTAATTTCTATTGAAGTTAAAACCGAATACCGACAGGTAATTGGATACAAAAAATTCGAAAAGTATCCACTCTTTCAGGAGGAGTCAAAAATTACTATGGAAAACATTTTATCACTGGCAGAACAAACAGCTATCAAGCATCAATTTGACCTACTACCCGACTATGATGACAATAAATTTCTTGACCTGGCCTACGCAGGTAAAGCTGATTTTCTTATAACAGGAAACACCAGGCATTTTCCTATAAAGAAATTCTATAATACTACTATTATTTCACCTCAAAAATATTGGAATACGTATTGGTCATGAATTTTATAAACTCCCTATCCTTTGCGCGTCAGCTTGATCGTACCGATCCATTAAAAAAATACCGGTATGAGTTTCTTCTTCCAAAAGTGAATAAAAAACCAGCCATCTACTTCACCGGAAATTCATTAGGGCTTCAACCCAAGTCCACCAAAAAATTTATTAACGAAGAGCTTCTAGATTGGGCAAGACTCGGTGTTGAAGGGCATGTGCATGCTCACAGGCCCTGGTTATACTATCATAAGTTTACCAAAAAAGCATTGGCACAAGTGGTTGGGGCCAAACCACTGGAAGTAGTGGCCATGAACCAACTTACCGTCAACCTTCATTTGATGATGGTCTCGTTCTATCGACCAACAAAAGACCGCTTTAAGATTATTACAGAAGCAGGTGCGTTTTCATCCGATCAATATGCGTTTGAATCACAACTGAAATGGCACAGTCAAAATCCCGATGAGGCACTGATTGAACTGAAGCCACGCACAGGCGAACACACGTTGCGCACCGAAGATATTGTACACGCGATTGAAACACATGCCGCTCAACTGGCGCTTGTCATTTTTGGTGGTGTTCAATATTACACGGGCCAGTTTTTCAACATCAAAAAAATTACAGAAGCTGCACATAAAGCCGGTGCATATGCAGGCTTTGACCTGGCACATGCGGTAGGCAATGTACCGTTAAACCTGCATCGTGATGGAGCAGACTTTGCCGTATGGTGCAGTTACAAATATTTGAACTCAGGCCCGGGTGGTGTGGCCGGTGCTTTCGTACACGAACGCCATGCTAAAAATTTTCAACTACCTCGATTCGCTGGCTGGTGGGGCCATAATGAAGCAGAACGCTTTCAAATGAAAAAAGGATTTGTTCCCATGCCAGGCGTGGATGGCTGGCAACTCTCTAACTTTCCCATTTTGCAAGGGGCAGCACATTTGGCTTCGTTGGAAATTTTTCAACAAGCAGGTATCAAAAATCTGCGTAAGAAAAGCGTGGCCCTGACCGGTTATCTTGAGTTCTTGCTGAAAGAAATCGATCCGCGTGAAACAATGTTTACAATTTTAACCCCAAAAAATGTTGACGAGCGGGGTTGTCAGCTTTCCATCTTCATGAAAAAAAATGGAAAGAAGGTGTTCGATGTGCTGACCAAAGCTGGAGTAATTGCCGATTGGCGTGAACCCAACGTAATTCGTGTTGCACCTGTGCCGCTTTACAATACATTTGAAGAGGTTTTTCGCTTTGCTGAAATTTTTAAGAAAGCAATCCATCGTTAACCTGATAATTATCAGTCTTTTTATTGTGTTGAAAATCTATATTCCGCTGTGATTCAGTTGCCATGAAAGAAACCAAACACATCGCCATTGTAGGAGCCGGACTGGTTGGCTCCCTGCTATCCATCTATCTGGCCAAGCGCGGATATAAGGTTTCGGTTTATGAACGCAGGTTGGATATGCGTAAACACCTGATTGAAGGCGGCCGATCCATCAACCTGGCGTTGAGTAACAGGGGAATACGTGCATTGGAGCAGGTGGGTTTGGCCGAAGTGTTGAAGCAAAATGCCATACCCATGCATGGGCGAATGATTCACGATGAACAGGGTAAACTCAATTTATTGCCCTATGGTAAAGCAGGGCAGTTTATTAATTCGGTTTCGCGGGGCGGGTTGAATATGGCGCTCATGACCGAAGCTGAAAAACACGGTGTTGAATTCTTTTTCGAGCACAGATGCCTTCAGGTTGATTTCGGCAAAACAGAGCTTACCCTGCAAGAATACGAAGCTGTAAAACGCAAAACATTTGATGTGATCATCGGTTCTGATGGAGCCTTCTCTGCCGTTCGTGGGGCTATGCAAATCACCGATCGGTTTGAATATCAACAAACCTATATTGAGCACGGCTACAAAGAATTACGCATTCCCGCTGGTGATGATGGAAATTTTTTAATGGAACCGAACGCCTTGCACATCTGGCCACGCGACAGTTTCATGTTGATTGCTTTACCCAATCCAGATAAAACCTTTACATGCACGCTGTTCCTCCCTTTTGAAGGACGCAATTCTTTCGAAGCGCTTGATTCACCTGAAAACATTGAGCATTTCTTTAAAAAATATTTCTCCGATGCGCATGCGATGATGCCAACGCTTCAGGAAGATTTTCGCGATAATCCCACAGCTTCCCTGGTAACAATTCGTTGCTATCCATGGGTTCGCAACAAAACGTTATTAATCGGAGATGCCGCTCATGGCATTGTTCCGTTCTATGGACAGGGTATGAATGCTGGCTTTGAGGATTGTCGCGTGTTGAATGATTTACTGGACGAGCATGGTGATAAATGGAAAAAAGTGCTACCTGTATTTCAGGATTTGCGTAAGCCCGATGCCGATGCCATTGCGCAATTGGCACTTGACAATTTTGTAGAAATGCGCGACCTGGTCAATGATGAAGACTTCATCATCCGCAAAAAAATTGAAGCCAAACTGCACGAACGCTATCCGGATAAATGGATTCCCTTATATACAATGGTTACCTTCCGCGATGACCTGCGTTATTCCTACGCGTTGGAAACAGGAAAAAAGCAAAAAGCCATCATGGATGAGGTGATGAGGTCGCCCGGAGTTTTTGTAAACTGGGAATCGGTGAACCTGGAAGCCATTGTGAGTAAACTTTGATCTGCCATCGCTCAGGAAGAAATCATCAATTTATATTCCTCATAGCGATTCAGTATGGCTTTCACATAATTTACCGGCTCTTCGCATTTGCAATAGCCCGCCATAACCACCGGATCGCGGTAATAGGTTGGATCTGATTTTTTCAGCAGGTATGATTCTACGACAATCCACGATGTTGGATCATCACCATGTTTCTCCGCCAACTTACGTGCGTCAATGATGTGGGTTAGTCCGGCATTATACGAAGCCAACACAAACTTTAAACGCTCGTCATCATCCAAAATACTTTTCGACCAATACTTATCGAGATATTTCAAAAAACGCACACCTCCGCGCAAACTTTGTTGCGCATTATTCGGATCGGTAACCCCAAAACGTTTCGCAGTTTCTGGCATTAGTTGCATTAGTCCTTTCGCTCCAGCCCACGATTCACCTGAAGGGTTAAAGCGCGATTCCTGATACACAACAGATGCCAGCAAGCGCCAATCCCACCCCAATTCATCCGCGCCCTCCCGAATCAATTCATCGTAAACAGATATTTTATTCCCACCTAATGAAGAGTAATCACTGGTAAGCCTGATAACGGTTGTACGCGGACTGTTAAAATACCGGTTATAGATTACCATAAAAGTGGCCTGCTTTTTAATTTCGGCTAACCAGCTGTCAATTGCTGATTTCAATTCGGGTGAGCTATGCCGAACAGCCCATGCAATTTGCTGGGGCAGACTAAGAATGGTTTCCACATCCAGGTTATCATAATACGTAGCGTTTACACGGGCAATAATGTTATCGGTTACGGTATACTCAATTTCACCTGTAGCTACGGCACGAATTAAATTTTCAGTTTCAGCATCGGTGCTGTCCTCACGGATTATTATTTCTCCACCTATCTCCTCCGACAAATGCTTCAGGCGCTGTGCAAAACTGGAGTTTGCCATTACATATACTTCTTTTCCGATCAATTGAGTAGGCCGTCTTACCAACTGTTCATTCAATTTACTTCGGGAGAGTTGGCGCCAATTGTCCGGTTTACGCTGAACCAATACCTGGTACGCATCAAACTGCGGACTAGTAAACAACACTTTCTCCGTGCGTCCTTTCGTAATGGTTAGCGGAAAAGCAAGAATATCGCCTTCACCTTTGTTTAGTTGCTCCATCGCCCGCTCTACTCCAGATGTTACGCGAATGCGGAGTTCCACCTCAAGATGTTGCGCCAGTCGTTTGAGTAATTCATACTCAAACCCCATGGAGCGGCCCTTGTAAATAAAATAGCTGAACGAGTTATTGTCGATAAGGGCGGTAATATAGCCGCGCTCCTTGATTCCGTTTAAATCAAGCGAAAAAGGAGGGGATGTGGCTGTTTTATTACCGGAAAAATATTCGCAGGAAGAAGTAAAAACCAGTAAAAACAGAACCAGCGCAGTACGTTGGATCAGCTGCATAGCTGATTGAAAATAGGCATAATGCAGGTAAAAAAAAAGAGGCCCCGAAGGGAGCCTCTCTTCTATTCAAATTCTACGCTACTTCAATCAATTGAAGATATAACGTAAACCAAACTGCATATAGTAGGTTGATGTGATGGAGTTGTTATCCCTGAAGGTAGTAGACACAGGTACACTTCCGTTTGATTGTAATCTAAAGGTTGGAGTAACTGCTCCGCCTGGTGTTACTGCTCCTCCAGTAGACGTGATGTTAGTAGGAACAAGAATATTCGCTGCATTCACTTGTTTAAAAATGCCCCACTTAGGGTTCAACAAATTGCCAATGTTGAAAATATCAAGAGTAAACTGCAATGTATTCTTTCTACCTCCGATATCTGTGAACAAATCTTGTGTTAAGCGGAAATCAAATTGATTTCTCCATGGCATAGTGGCGCCATTTCGCGTTGCATATTCCCCTTTGTGCTTGCTTAAATATTTATCTTGCTCAATATACGCGAAGAAAATGTCGCTTTGCTCCTGAGCAGTTACAACATTTGGATTTCCGGCTGTTCCATAATTATGATCTGTAAACGTAATCTCTGAAGGATCATTTGGAATATAAATCAAATCATTGGTTTGACCATCGCGGTTAAAATCTGAACTGTAGGTGTAAGAGAATCTTCCAGCAACAGAACCTTCATAGAATAATGAAACTGATGTAGCGAGTTTCTTCAAATATTCTTTACGATAAGATACTGATGCGATCACGCGATCCGGTACAACATATCCAGCAGTGCTCAGATCGGGTCTGTTTGCAATACCTGTTGCAATCTGTGTATTCTGCCAAGTGTTAATTAACTGGTCGCCACCTCCATCGTAAAGTACTTTCGCTCCACTTCTTGTATAGGCAACAAAAGCAGAAAATCCTTTGTCAAATTGCTTTTCAATTTTAGCCGATATAGAATAGTAATGTCCTTGATCACCATTGCTCAGTATAATAGGGTTCCATGCACTACCTGCCACTTCACTGGCCTGCCCTCCAGACAATTTGTATTTAAACTTATCAACATTGGCTGTTGGATAAATCAAACGATTATCCGGATATCCCGCAACATTCAATGGTTGTGCATCCGCATCGTTAATGTTTGGATTTACACCAATGGCCGTGTTCAAATCTTTGGTAAAAATTGCTTCCAAGGTTGCTACAATTCCATAAGGCAATTGCTTATCAACGGCTATGCTGGTTTTCCACGCCTGTGGAAATTTAAAGTCGGGGTCTATAGCGCTAAAAGCAGAAGGAATACTTGTTCCAGCGGCTGGAGGGTTAGCGGGAAGATACGCTCGGATATCCGGTGAGAATGGCCCCGGTGTATTGGCCTGACCAGACCAGGTTTGAGTAAACTGAAGCAACCCAGCATCACCTGATTGAGCTACCAACCATACAGTAGGAACACGACCTGTGAAGATACCCGTTCCACCACGAACTTGTAATGAACGGTCTCCTTTTACATCCCAGTTAAAACCAATACGAGGCGATGCCATAACTCTTGTTTTGGGAAGTACTCCAGAATCCATCTTGCGACCACCGTTGAAGTCTAGTGGCTCCACCAATGGATGGGTTTTGATGCCATCAACTTCAGGGAAAGTAGGTAAATCAAAGCGGATACCCGCTGTAACCTTCAATTTGTCATTGATCGCCATCTCATCCTGCGCATATACGGAATACTGGTTATAACCTATGTTCGGGAAGGCCTGTACATAACCAGGAGATAAAGAGTAAGTGATTGCATAATTGATTGGATTTTCACCATTCACAAAATCATCCCATGAATTGAATACGTAATAACCAGTTCCAAAACGTTGGAATCCGTTTTTCGTTTTTTGAAAATCCGCTTGAATGCCTGCAGTTATAGTATGGATACCTGAAGTCAAGGTTGCGTAATCAACAATGGAGTAAGTCTTTACATCACGCAAATTGCCATAGGTGAATAACTCATAACCAAATGAGGTATATGTAGAAAGAGAACCAGAACCATCCAGGATATCAACGAAAGGAAAGACACCACCACCTGAACTACGTGGGTCATTTTGATGGGTATACGTTGCCCGGAATGTGTTAGCTACTTTACCAAACAATGAGTTTGCCTCCACTGCTAATGAATAAAAGTTTGCTTCCTGAAAATAGCCCGCGTTCTTAAAGAATAGGGCAAAATTGCTTTGCCTGTTATGCACAGGGTTCGGAAGGCCAGACTGAGAAACTGATGTGCTCGGGAATGAAGGCCGCTTGCTCTCTACCTGACTGTAACGCACGTTAACACGATGATTCTGGTTAATGTTCCAATCTAATCTGGCCGTAAATTTATTCGAGTTGCTTTCATTGTCATACCCTTGATAAGGGCCTGTTTCATATCCGTAGGTTTCTCTGAGGTATTGTCTAATCTCATCCAAATCACTCGCCAAAGGACGAGATACGTTTGGATTATTCGCGGGGTCAAATGTACCGGGATTGCCAGGGGTTGTGGATGTTGCGGCTACCTGCAATTGACCTGGGCGTGTTTCATTTGTTTGCTCATAATTGAAGAAGAAAAATAGCTTATTCTTAATGATCGGGCCACCGAGTCGAATACCATAAGTTTTAATGCTTAGTGGTGCCCGTGTTAATGGAGCATTGTCACCCACTTCATTCCCTTGATGATTTTGATTTCTCCAGAAGGTATAAGCTGAACCAGAAAATTCATTTGTACCAGAGCGGGTAACGGCATTAATTGAACTGCCAATGAAATTAGCTTGACGGATATCGTAGGGCGTGATGTTTACAGAAATCTCTTCTAATGCATCCAAGGATATAGGTGAACCATTTGCGGGTAGGTTTCCACCAATACCAAAAGTGTTATTAAAATCCGATCCATCAATCGTGAGGTAATTTTGCCGATAGTTACCACCACCAATCGCGCCTTCGCTGTTTGATGAGGCTTGAGGCGTAAAACGAATCATATCATTCATGCTTCGTGAAATGGTAGGCATCGTCATGATTTCACGTGTACTTACACTAGTGATTGCACCATTTCTGTCGCTGTTCATTAGTTTGTCTTGTGTTCCTGTCACAACAACCTCTTCCAGTTGAGTGCCCTCTTCACTAAGAGCTGCACTTAACACATAAGTCTCTCCAAGCTTTAGGTAAATCTGGCCATAAACTTGTTCGCCATAGCCAACAAAGCTAACGCGAACCTTGTACGGCCCACCTACACGCATGTTGGGAATATTAAATCTTCCATCTGCGAGAGACACAGATCCATAAGTTGTCCCCGAAGGTTCATGCGTGGCCACGATATTTGCACCGGGAACGGCATCACCTTTTTGGTCTTTAACCGTACCACTCATCGTTGAGGTGGTAACCCCCTGTGCCAAAGCCCCTGCAAAGGCCACCAGCAAAAGGGTAAAGAGTAGTAAAATTCTCTTCATAAATTATGGTTTTTAGTTGTTTAGTATAAGGCAACAAAAATATCCCGATTTACCGGATATGGGTTTAATTACCCTTTAATTCTTTCCACAAATTTGTTCACAATTAATTAACAACCTGACTTTCACCACTTGTCAAAATATCAGTAAAAGGTTTGCTTAAAAAGGGCTTGTTCGCTCTCTTTAAGGTCATATCCTGAACGCTAAAACACTATGAAAAATCTGCTTTTCCCGCTAACCCTCGTTATCCTTTTCGTGCAATCGGTGGCAGCCCAACCCGACCTGTCGTACTACCTGCCTGATGGCGTAACCTATAATCCGGCAATACCCACCCCAAAATCCATCATCGGGCATGAAGTAGGCGAATGGCACATCAGCCACGACCGACTGGTAAACTACATGTATGCTGTGGCCAATGCCTCCGACCGGATCACCCTTCAGGAAACCGGACGTACGTATGAAACCCGGCCACTGCTTTTGCTAACGGTTACCTCACCAAAAAACCATGCACGGATTGAGGAAATTCGTAAGCAACATGTGCAGCTAACCGACCCCTCGGCTTCGGCCAGCCTGGACACGAAAACAATGCCCAATGTGGTGTACATGGGTTTTAGCATTCACGGGAATGAGGCCAGTGGCAGCAATGCATCGCTCGCGGTAATCTACCACCTGGCTGCAGCGCAAGGGCCTGAAATTGAAAGGCTGCTGGATGAAGTGGTGATTTTGTTCGACCCCAGTTTTAACCCCGATGGCCTGCACCGCTTTTCTAGCTGGGTAAACTCCAGGCGGGGCATGCAAATCTCTGCCGACCCCCATGATCATGAACACAATGAAGCCTGGCCGGGCGGGCGATCAAACCACTACTGGTTCGACCTGAACCGCGACTGGCTGGTGGCACAGCTTCCGGAAAGCCAGGCACGGGCAAAAAGCTTTCACGCCTGGAAACCTACCATTCTCACCGATCATCACGAAATGGGAACGAACGCCACGTTCTTTTTCCAGCCGGGCGTGCCCTCAAGAAACCATCCGCTTACTCCGGAGAAAAACCTCCAGCTAACCCGAAGAATTGGTGAGTTCCATGCCAAAGCACTCGACAAAATCGGTTCCTTGTATTACACGCAGGAAGGCTTCGATGATTTTTACTATGGAAAAGGTTCAACCTTCCCGGATGTGCAGGGTGCCATCGGTATTCTGTTCGAACAAGCCAGCTCACGCGGGCATGCACAGGAAAGTGTTCACGGTGTACTTACATTTCCGTTCACTGTACGCAATCAGTTTACCACAGCCCTTTCCACATTGCAGGCTGCACAAGCCATGCGCGAAGATCTGTTGAATTATCAGCGCGAATTTTTCCGAAATAACATGGCCGAAGCCGCCAAAGATCCGGTGAAGGCATACGTGTTCGGATCAGGACAGGATAAATACAGAAGCCACCACCTGGCCGAAATTATTGCCCGCCACGACATTGATGTGTTCAAGCTAAGCAGCAGCCAAACCCTTAACGGCAAGCGTTACGAGAGCGATGGCAGTTATATTGTTCCGCTCAATCAAAAACAATATCGGCTGATCAAATCGATGTTTGAAAAGCGTACCCGCTTTCAGGATAGTTTGTTTTATGATATCTCGAGCTGGACACTTCCGCTTGCCTTTGCTTTGGATTTTGACGAAGTAAAAACATCGCCCGCTAACCTTCAGGGCGATAAGTTTGACGCCACAAAAAAACCGCTCGGTAAAATTATTGGCGGCAAGAGCGAGTATGCCTATGTGTTTGAAACCTACGGCTACTATGCACCGCGTGCCTTGTATCGTTTGTTAAGCAAAGGTATTCGTGTAAAAGTGGCCAATAATGAATTTCACCACAGCGATGGAAAGAAGTTTGCGCCCGGCTCTATTCTGATACCATTAGGCATTCAGGAAAAAAGTACGGACCTGGTGGAGTACCTCATTAAAGAAATCGCTACCGAAGATGGGATTGATGTGTATGCCTTCAACACCGGGTTAGATTATGCCGGCTCAAGTTTGGGTAGCAATAACTTCTCAACCCTTCGCGAACCGAAAATTGCATTGGTAGTTGGGGATGGAGTAAGCTCGCTTGAAGCCGGTGAAATCTGGCACGTGCTGGACACCCGCTTTCACATACCGGTAAGTCTTGTACAGATGGATAATTTTGATCGCATCAATTACGATAAGTACAACACCATCATCATGGCCAGCGGCTCGTATAATAGTTTGAGTGATGGTGCGAAAGAAAGACTTAAAGTGTGGGTACAAAAAGGTGGCGTTATCGTTGCACAAAAAACTGCACTGAACTGGTTAACCAGCGTTGCACTTGGCAAGTTTGATATGAAGAAGAGCGAATCAAAAGATGAATCGGGCAACCCGAAACCCTATTCCGACATTTCGTTTACTGCTGGGGCGCAATCCATCAGCGGAGCCATCTTTGAAATTCAAGCTGACCTGACACACCCGTTGTTTTACGGATACACGAGTTCACGCATTCCGGTTTTCAAGAGTGGCGCGTTGTTTATGGAGCGTTCAAAAAATGCCTTCGGAAATCCGGCAACCTTCACAGCAAATCCATTAATCAGCGGGTACATTACCCGCGAAAGTTTGGATAAGCTCAAAAATGCATCATTTGTTGGAAGCTCATCAATAGGACAAGGTCGCGTGATTGGCTTCACGGAGAATCTGGCTTTCCGCGCGTTCTGGTTTGGCAGCAATAAAATGCTGATGAATGCGATTTTCTTCGGACATACCATCAGTTCAGGAGCAAGCAGGTAAATTTCTATAGCGCATAACTTTCAAATTGGATCGCGGTCTTTTTAGGTCGCGATCTTTTT contains these protein-coding regions:
- a CDS encoding NAD(P)/FAD-dependent oxidoreductase, producing MKETKHIAIVGAGLVGSLLSIYLAKRGYKVSVYERRLDMRKHLIEGGRSINLALSNRGIRALEQVGLAEVLKQNAIPMHGRMIHDEQGKLNLLPYGKAGQFINSVSRGGLNMALMTEAEKHGVEFFFEHRCLQVDFGKTELTLQEYEAVKRKTFDVIIGSDGAFSAVRGAMQITDRFEYQQTYIEHGYKELRIPAGDDGNFLMEPNALHIWPRDSFMLIALPNPDKTFTCTLFLPFEGRNSFEALDSPENIEHFFKKYFSDAHAMMPTLQEDFRDNPTASLVTIRCYPWVRNKTLLIGDAAHGIVPFYGQGMNAGFEDCRVLNDLLDEHGDKWKKVLPVFQDLRKPDADAIAQLALDNFVEMRDLVNDEDFIIRKKIEAKLHERYPDKWIPLYTMVTFRDDLRYSYALETGKKQKAIMDEVMRSPGVFVNWESVNLEAIVSKL
- a CDS encoding TonB-dependent receptor, which codes for MKRILLLFTLLLVAFAGALAQGVTTSTMSGTVKDQKGDAVPGANIVATHEPSGTTYGSVSLADGRFNIPNMRVGGPYKVRVSFVGYGEQVYGQIYLKLGETYVLSAALSEEGTQLEEVVVTGTQDKLMNSDRNGAITSVSTREIMTMPTISRSMNDMIRFTPQASSNSEGAIGGGNYRQNYLTIDGSDFNNTFGIGGNLPANGSPISLDALEEISVNITPYDIRQANFIGSSINAVTRSGTNEFSGSAYTFWRNQNHQGNEVGDNAPLTRAPLSIKTYGIRLGGPIIKNKLFFFFNYEQTNETRPGQLQVAATSTTPGNPGTFDPANNPNVSRPLASDLDEIRQYLRETYGYETGPYQGYDNESNSNKFTARLDWNINQNHRVNVRYSQVESKRPSFPSTSVSQSGLPNPVHNRQSNFALFFKNAGYFQEANFYSLAVEANSLFGKVANTFRATYTHQNDPRSSGGGVFPFVDILDGSGSLSTYTSFGYELFTYGNLRDVKTYSIVDYATLTSGIHTITAGIQADFQKTKNGFQRFGTGYYVFNSWDDFVNGENPINYAITYSLSPGYVQAFPNIGYNQYSVYAQDEMAINDKLKVTAGIRFDLPTFPEVDGIKTHPLVEPLDFNGGRKMDSGVLPKTRVMASPRIGFNWDVKGDRSLQVRGGTGIFTGRVPTVWLVAQSGDAGLLQFTQTWSGQANTPGPFSPDIRAYLPANPPAAGTSIPSAFSAIDPDFKFPQAWKTSIAVDKQLPYGIVATLEAIFTKDLNTAIGVNPNINDADAQPLNVAGYPDNRLIYPTANVDKFKYKLSGGQASEVAGSAWNPIILSNGDQGHYYSISAKIEKQFDKGFSAFVAYTRSGAKVLYDGGGDQLINTWQNTQIATGIANRPDLSTAGYVVPDRVIASVSYRKEYLKKLATSVSLFYEGSVAGRFSYTYSSDFNRDGQTNDLIYIPNDPSEITFTDHNYGTAGNPNVVTAQEQSDIFFAYIEQDKYLSKHKGEYATRNGATMPWRNQFDFRLTQDLFTDIGGRKNTLQFTLDIFNIGNLLNPKWGIFKQVNAANILVPTNITSTGGAVTPGGAVTPTFRLQSNGSVPVSTTFRDNNSITSTYYMQFGLRYIFN
- a CDS encoding transporter substrate-binding domain-containing protein encodes the protein MQLIQRTALVLFLLVFTSSCEYFSGNKTATSPPFSLDLNGIKERGYITALIDNNSFSYFIYKGRSMGFEYELLKRLAQHLEVELRIRVTSGVERAMEQLNKGEGDILAFPLTITKGRTEKVLFTSPQFDAYQVLVQRKPDNWRQLSRSKLNEQLVRRPTQLIGKEVYVMANSSFAQRLKHLSEEIGGEIIIREDSTDAETENLIRAVATGEIEYTVTDNIIARVNATYYDNLDVETILSLPQQIAWAVRHSSPELKSAIDSWLAEIKKQATFMVIYNRYFNSPRTTVIRLTSDYSSLGGNKISVYDELIREGADELGWDWRLLASVVYQESRFNPSGESWAGAKGLMQLMPETAKRFGVTDPNNAQQSLRGGVRFLKYLDKYWSKSILDDDERLKFVLASYNAGLTHIIDARKLAEKHGDDPTSWIVVESYLLKKSDPTYYRDPVVMAGYCKCEEPVNYVKAILNRYEEYKLMISS